One Sanguibacter keddieii DSM 10542 genomic window carries:
- a CDS encoding aldose 1-epimerase translates to MTTMNTTGHHTITDGSFGSLPTKLLQHASGAQAEIAVRGATVLSWTAPWRDGWAGYIDGYRDEADLLAQHGGRSAILFPFANRLKDDRYTFDGTTHEVGLQFPVDKEVIHGHARGHDWTVVAQDTDPASGAVSITFGFEVRPGDVDGYPFALDATVRFDLTETSLDLTLTYRNVGETDAPVAAGWHPYFTLPGHDTIDTLGLRVPARAQVVNDAGLIPLPGDAAYAPLDADLVHETLEGVQYDHAWDRLVPDADGVVRTLLTDPATGDGVAVWQKTGTLLVFTSDALDRKRESVAIESLETTTDAFNRPDRADDVRVAVGQEKTFAIGAHVVRGDRA, encoded by the coding sequence ATGACAACGATGAACACCACGGGACACCACACGATCACGGACGGGTCGTTCGGCTCCCTCCCCACGAAGCTCCTCCAGCACGCGAGCGGTGCGCAGGCGGAGATCGCGGTCCGTGGCGCGACGGTGCTGTCGTGGACCGCCCCCTGGCGCGACGGCTGGGCGGGCTACATCGACGGGTACCGCGACGAGGCGGACCTCCTGGCGCAGCACGGCGGACGCAGCGCCATCCTCTTCCCCTTCGCGAACCGTCTCAAGGACGACCGGTACACCTTCGACGGGACCACCCACGAGGTGGGCCTCCAGTTCCCCGTCGACAAGGAGGTCATCCACGGGCACGCGCGCGGCCACGACTGGACGGTCGTCGCCCAGGACACCGACCCGGCGTCGGGTGCCGTGAGCATCACCTTCGGCTTCGAGGTGCGACCCGGAGACGTCGACGGCTATCCCTTCGCGCTCGACGCGACGGTGCGCTTCGACCTCACCGAGACGTCGCTCGACCTCACCCTCACCTACCGCAACGTCGGCGAGACCGACGCGCCGGTGGCCGCCGGCTGGCACCCGTACTTCACGCTGCCCGGGCACGACACCATCGACACCCTGGGGCTGCGTGTCCCGGCGCGCGCCCAGGTCGTCAACGACGCGGGCCTGATCCCGCTCCCGGGTGACGCCGCCTACGCACCGTTGGACGCCGACCTCGTCCACGAGACCCTCGAGGGCGTCCAGTACGACCACGCCTGGGACCGTCTCGTGCCCGACGCCGACGGCGTCGTCCGCACGCTGCTCACGGACCCGGCCACCGGCGACGGCGTCGCGGTGTGGCAGAAGACGGGCACGCTGCTCGTGTTCACGAGCGACGCGCTCGACCGCAAGCGCGAGTCCGTCGCGATCGAGTCGCTCGAGACGACCACGGACGCCTTCAACCGCCCGGACCGCGCCGACGACGTGCGCGTAGCCGTGGGTCAGGAGAAGACCTTCGCGATCGGTGCGCACGTGGTGCGCGGCGACCGTGCGTGA
- a CDS encoding sensor domain-containing protein — MIETTAPLPLRPASSAGPGAGAAPGLAPQPDHWQTEASTPGHAGLTRLRSLGADTAYVLVSLPWTLVGFVLVLAGLAVALPLMVLGVGLPLAVAMLAVARWFAGVERVRGARRAGLAGDQPLRAPLRPQPVRTQTTSDVPRPSLPRRVARALSDVQSWRDVVHALTAWVVATVTFSVTLTWWVGAAAGVTAFAWDQYLPASSGAEDFSGAARDVLEVLNSTGFRLGVGIVLLLTLLPMTRAMARLQVGFARTLLEAPGGSGR; from the coding sequence ATGATCGAGACGACCGCGCCCCTCCCGCTCCGCCCCGCGTCCTCTGCCGGACCAGGTGCCGGTGCGGCTCCGGGGCTCGCTCCGCAGCCCGATCACTGGCAGACCGAGGCGAGCACACCTGGCCACGCCGGGCTGACCCGGCTGCGCAGCCTGGGAGCCGACACGGCCTATGTCCTGGTCTCCCTGCCCTGGACGCTCGTGGGCTTCGTCCTCGTCCTCGCCGGTCTGGCGGTCGCCCTGCCGCTCATGGTGCTCGGCGTCGGGCTCCCCTTGGCCGTCGCGATGCTCGCCGTCGCACGATGGTTCGCGGGTGTCGAGCGGGTCCGCGGAGCCCGCCGCGCCGGGCTCGCTGGTGACCAACCGCTCCGGGCGCCGCTCAGGCCGCAGCCGGTCCGGACGCAGACGACCTCGGACGTGCCCCGACCGTCCCTGCCGCGCCGGGTCGCCCGGGCGCTGTCGGACGTCCAGAGCTGGCGGGACGTCGTCCACGCGCTCACCGCGTGGGTCGTCGCCACCGTGACCTTCTCGGTCACCCTCACCTGGTGGGTCGGCGCCGCCGCGGGCGTCACCGCCTTCGCCTGGGACCAGTACCTGCCGGCGAGCTCGGGGGCCGAGGACTTCAGCGGCGCTGCGCGCGACGTGCTCGAGGTGCTCAACTCGACCGGGTTCCGGCTCGGCGTCGGCATCGTCCTGCTGCTCACCCTCCTCCCCATGACCCGGGCCATGGCCCGCCTCCAGGTCGGCTTCGCCCGCACCCTCCTCGAGGCGCCCGGCGGATCTGGCCGCTGA
- a CDS encoding S9 family peptidase → MIPADLSLLRAPGAPSLSPDGTFAVVARIAPDLETDEYTGQVWRVSVEGSTAPVRLTRGHRDTDPQVSPDGRWVAFLRAEPKGRPQVHLVEAVGGEPVRLTDAPLGAQAPQFSPDGSSLAFLARVPDEGRYVVDGNPAAERPRHITELTYRHDGVGFTHDKRRQLFVVDVPADPEARSLVAEDGTSGSVARQVTSGDVDLSSALWLSDGRHVVVVAARHAGRHQDRRSDVVVIDTAADGDGALHPLTDADAGSTLAVAAAVPTSDGAGLWVLAQDMGPSGRDFVARQTGLFHLPLQTDADGRPAAAGLPQRLTDEEAVDLDPSTVAATPDGVLVGRLERGTVVLDELRADGAARELVGGSVVVHGVSTAAGRAVVTVAGPSTSGDVYAVDLGDGGSRTLTDWSEPLRATGRVREPVEITTTAPDGYPVHGWAVTPDPERFGAGPHPTILMIHGGPFAQYTVALFDEVQTLAGAGYAVVYGNPRGAAGYGGAHGAAIRHAFGTVDTDDVLALLEAALADPALDADRVGVMGGSYGGYLTAWLTTRTDRFAAAVVERGFLDPVSFVGSSDIGWFFGLEYLGDGDTDEDRARVAAQSPMAHVAQVTTPTLVIHSEQDWRCPVEQGQRWFVELKRRGVEAELLLFPGEGHELTRSGRPQHRLVRLEHVLAWWEQQLPVPGRGETA, encoded by the coding sequence ATGATCCCCGCTGACCTCTCCCTGCTCCGCGCCCCCGGGGCGCCCTCGCTCTCGCCCGACGGCACCTTCGCCGTGGTGGCCCGGATCGCGCCCGACCTCGAGACCGACGAGTACACCGGCCAGGTCTGGCGCGTGAGCGTCGAAGGCTCGACCGCCCCGGTCCGCCTCACCCGCGGGCACCGGGACACCGACCCGCAGGTGTCACCCGACGGGCGCTGGGTCGCGTTCCTGCGTGCCGAGCCGAAGGGCCGCCCGCAGGTGCACCTCGTCGAGGCGGTGGGTGGTGAGCCGGTCCGGTTGACCGACGCGCCGCTCGGAGCCCAGGCGCCGCAGTTCAGCCCGGACGGCTCGAGCCTCGCCTTCCTCGCCCGCGTCCCCGACGAGGGGCGCTACGTGGTCGACGGGAACCCCGCTGCGGAGCGCCCGCGGCACATCACCGAGCTCACCTACCGCCACGACGGGGTCGGGTTCACGCACGACAAGCGCCGTCAGCTGTTCGTGGTCGACGTCCCTGCTGACCCCGAGGCACGCTCGCTCGTCGCCGAGGACGGGACGAGCGGGTCGGTCGCCCGGCAGGTGACCTCGGGCGACGTCGACCTCTCGAGCGCGCTCTGGCTGTCCGACGGTCGCCACGTGGTCGTGGTGGCGGCCCGGCACGCTGGACGGCACCAGGACCGGCGCTCTGACGTCGTGGTGATCGACACCGCGGCCGACGGCGACGGTGCGCTGCACCCCCTGACCGACGCGGACGCAGGCTCGACGCTCGCGGTGGCTGCAGCCGTGCCGACGTCGGACGGCGCCGGGTTGTGGGTGCTCGCCCAGGACATGGGCCCCTCGGGGCGTGACTTCGTGGCGCGGCAGACCGGGCTCTTCCACCTGCCGCTGCAGACGGACGCCGACGGGCGGCCAGCGGCGGCCGGGCTGCCGCAGCGCCTCACCGACGAGGAGGCCGTCGACCTCGACCCGTCGACCGTCGCCGCGACGCCCGACGGTGTGCTCGTCGGGCGGCTGGAGCGCGGGACCGTGGTGCTCGACGAGCTGCGTGCTGACGGTGCCGCGCGCGAGCTCGTCGGCGGGTCCGTCGTGGTGCACGGCGTCTCGACGGCCGCGGGGCGCGCGGTCGTGACGGTCGCGGGCCCGAGCACCTCGGGCGACGTCTACGCGGTCGACCTCGGAGACGGCGGGTCGCGGACGCTCACCGACTGGTCCGAGCCCCTGCGCGCGACCGGACGGGTGCGCGAGCCCGTCGAGATCACCACGACCGCCCCTGACGGGTATCCCGTCCACGGCTGGGCGGTCACACCGGACCCTGAGCGCTTCGGTGCCGGACCGCACCCGACGATCCTCATGATCCACGGCGGGCCGTTCGCGCAGTACACGGTCGCGCTCTTCGACGAGGTCCAGACGCTCGCAGGCGCCGGGTACGCCGTCGTCTACGGCAACCCGCGCGGCGCAGCCGGCTACGGCGGGGCCCACGGCGCGGCGATCCGGCACGCCTTCGGCACCGTCGACACCGACGACGTGCTGGCGCTCCTCGAGGCCGCGCTGGCCGACCCGGCGCTCGACGCCGACCGGGTGGGCGTCATGGGCGGGTCCTACGGCGGCTACCTCACGGCGTGGCTCACCACCCGGACGGACCGCTTCGCGGCGGCTGTCGTCGAGCGCGGGTTCCTCGACCCGGTGAGCTTCGTCGGGTCGAGCGACATCGGGTGGTTCTTCGGGCTCGAGTACCTCGGCGACGGAGACACGGACGAAGACCGTGCTCGGGTCGCCGCGCAGTCGCCCATGGCGCACGTGGCACAGGTGACGACCCCGACCCTCGTGATCCACTCCGAGCAGGACTGGCGGTGCCCCGTCGAGCAGGGGCAGCGGTGGTTCGTCGAGCTCAAGCGCCGCGGCGTCGAGGCCGAGCTGCTGCTGTTCCCGGGGGAGGGGCACGAGCTCACGCGCTCGGGCCGCCCCCAGCACCGGCTGGTGCGGCTCGAGCACGTGCTCGCCTGGTGGGAGCAGCAGCTGCCGGTGCCGGGTCGCGGCGAGACCGCCTAG
- a CDS encoding aldo/keto reductase, producing the protein MHTRTLGQGLQVSAVGLGAMGMSQSYGPNPGSREEMIGVLRAAVDRGVTFFDTAEVYGPYVNEELVGEALEPVRDQVVVATKFGWRIEDGRMVGLDSSPEQIRRVADASLRRLRTDTLDLFYQHRVDPDVPVEEVAGAVAELVQAGKVRHFGLSEAGAGTIRRAHAVHPVTAVQSEYSLWTRDPEAEVLPTLAELGIGFVPFSPLGKGFLTGSVDTSTTFSEGDIRNRVPRFTPENLTANEALVEHVRTLAAAKGATPGQVALAWLLAQQPWVVPIPGTRRIERVEENAGAAALALSADEVADLDALTRRIPVSGNRYDESGMAMVGL; encoded by the coding sequence ATGCACACTCGTACGCTCGGTCAGGGACTGCAGGTCTCGGCGGTCGGCCTCGGCGCGATGGGCATGTCCCAGAGCTATGGCCCCAACCCCGGCTCGCGCGAGGAGATGATCGGCGTCCTGCGCGCCGCCGTCGACCGCGGGGTCACGTTCTTCGACACCGCTGAGGTGTACGGCCCCTACGTCAACGAGGAGCTCGTCGGCGAGGCCCTCGAGCCGGTCCGCGACCAGGTGGTCGTGGCCACGAAGTTCGGGTGGCGCATCGAGGACGGCCGCATGGTCGGCCTCGACTCGAGCCCGGAGCAGATCCGCAGGGTCGCCGACGCGTCCCTGCGCCGCCTGCGGACCGACACCCTCGACCTCTTCTACCAGCACCGTGTCGACCCCGACGTCCCCGTGGAGGAGGTCGCCGGCGCGGTGGCCGAGCTGGTCCAGGCGGGCAAGGTCCGGCACTTCGGCCTCTCCGAGGCGGGTGCCGGGACCATCCGGCGCGCCCACGCCGTGCACCCCGTGACGGCGGTCCAGAGCGAGTACTCGCTGTGGACCCGCGACCCGGAGGCCGAGGTGCTGCCGACGCTCGCCGAGCTCGGGATCGGGTTCGTCCCCTTCAGCCCCCTCGGCAAGGGGTTCCTCACCGGTTCGGTGGACACGTCGACCACCTTCAGCGAGGGTGACATCCGCAACCGGGTCCCGCGCTTCACCCCCGAGAACCTCACGGCCAACGAGGCGCTCGTGGAGCACGTGCGCACCCTCGCCGCTGCCAAGGGGGCGACGCCCGGTCAGGTGGCGCTCGCCTGGCTGCTGGCGCAGCAGCCGTGGGTCGTGCCGATCCCGGGGACCCGGCGCATCGAGCGCGTCGAGGAGAACGCAGGGGCTGCGGCCCTCGCGCTGTCGGCCGACGAGGTGGCCGACCTCGACGCCCTCACGCGCCGGATCCCGGTGAGCGGCAACCGCTACGACGAGTCGGGCATGGCGATGGTCGGCCTCTAG
- a CDS encoding methyl-accepting chemotaxis protein codes for MSTTVPATSRRTAWASGIAAKILLCVAIMGVVALATGAFAWARLGALDTQMQKIQTENVERLDALVSIQQNLAATYKGTIRYTTPGATYLSEEALQQTLDAEAGVTGALERYAALSDPDATWQANVAAFDEAWSSYLDLFNTVVLLQPAPAGYTPPPADRLVEAFDDAEGALAGSAEAMGDYEVRLTGEASADAHALADQSRLLVVVLLLVGLAGAVVAAVVSGRSTARRVGQVRDALVAIADGDLTERAVPVGEDEIGQMGRAARSAAESLRGTVTTLSESSTALSQGSSALLDRAREIAGTSEATTTQTRALGVAARDVSTNVLTVATGAEEMGAAIREISQSAQDAARVANQAVGSAEATTATVGKLGESSTEIGNVIKVITSIAEQTNLLALNATIEAARAGEAGKGFAVVASEVKELAQETAKATEDIARRVQTIQSDSTDAAGAIAEIAEVIARINDYQATIASAVEEQNATTTEISRSIAQTAAGATQISAGIDDVEAQAVVTSESGESTRVQAEHMAGMAATLQQAVARFRL; via the coding sequence GTGAGCACGACCGTCCCAGCCACCTCGCGCCGCACTGCCTGGGCCTCTGGCATCGCCGCCAAGATCCTGCTCTGCGTCGCGATCATGGGGGTCGTCGCGCTCGCGACCGGCGCCTTCGCCTGGGCGCGCCTCGGAGCCCTCGACACGCAGATGCAGAAGATCCAGACGGAGAACGTCGAGCGCCTCGACGCGCTCGTGAGCATCCAGCAGAACCTCGCCGCCACCTACAAGGGCACCATCCGCTACACCACTCCCGGCGCCACCTACCTCTCCGAGGAGGCGCTGCAGCAGACGCTCGACGCAGAGGCCGGAGTCACCGGCGCGCTGGAGCGCTACGCCGCGCTGTCGGACCCCGACGCCACGTGGCAGGCCAACGTCGCCGCCTTCGACGAGGCCTGGAGCTCCTACCTCGACCTCTTCAACACCGTCGTGCTCCTGCAGCCCGCCCCCGCCGGCTACACACCGCCGCCCGCGGACCGCCTCGTCGAGGCCTTCGACGACGCGGAAGGCGCGCTCGCGGGGTCGGCAGAGGCCATGGGCGACTACGAGGTGCGCCTGACCGGCGAGGCCTCGGCCGACGCCCACGCGCTCGCCGACCAGTCCCGTCTGCTCGTCGTGGTCCTGCTGCTCGTCGGGCTCGCCGGGGCTGTCGTCGCCGCCGTCGTGAGCGGTCGGAGCACGGCGCGACGTGTCGGCCAGGTGCGCGACGCGCTCGTGGCGATCGCCGACGGCGACCTCACCGAGCGTGCCGTGCCGGTGGGCGAGGACGAGATCGGCCAGATGGGTCGGGCCGCCCGGTCTGCGGCGGAGAGCCTGCGGGGGACCGTCACGACGCTGTCCGAGAGCTCGACCGCCCTGAGCCAGGGGTCGTCGGCGCTGCTGGACCGGGCCCGTGAGATCGCCGGGACCAGCGAGGCGACCACCACGCAGACCCGTGCGCTCGGGGTGGCCGCGCGGGACGTGTCGACGAACGTGCTCACCGTCGCGACCGGTGCCGAGGAGATGGGTGCGGCGATCCGCGAGATCTCGCAGTCGGCGCAGGACGCGGCGCGCGTCGCCAACCAGGCGGTCGGATCTGCCGAGGCCACGACCGCGACGGTCGGCAAGCTCGGCGAGTCCTCGACGGAGATCGGGAACGTCATCAAGGTGATCACCTCGATCGCCGAGCAGACCAACCTGCTGGCGCTCAACGCGACCATCGAGGCGGCCCGCGCCGGCGAGGCGGGCAAGGGCTTCGCCGTCGTCGCGAGCGAGGTCAAGGAGCTCGCGCAGGAGACGGCCAAGGCGACCGAGGACATCGCGCGCCGCGTGCAGACCATCCAGTCGGACAGCACGGACGCGGCTGGCGCCATCGCCGAGATCGCCGAGGTGATCGCCCGGATCAACGACTACCAGGCGACCATCGCGAGCGCGGTCGAGGAGCAGAACGCCACGACAACCGAGATCAGCCGGAGCATCGCCCAGACGGCTGCCGGGGCCACGCAGATCTCTGCGGGGATCGACGACGTCGAGGCCCAGGCGGTGGTGACCTCCGAGAGCGGCGAGAGCACCCGCGTGCAGGCGGAGCACATGGCCGGGATGGCAGCCACGCTCCAGCAGGCGGTGGCACGCTTCAGGCTCTGA
- a CDS encoding DUF429 domain-containing protein: MTAPGGFSPGTPAPIATTRVLGVDACRAGWVGVVWDGGRPMALAARDIGTLVAAAEMEGPVAVVGIDIPIGLPDTGRRQADLLAKQQIGRLRSSVFMTPVRPALQAETHADAVTINRELAGEGFSIQAFGLRTKVFEVEDFVRSEEGAPRTVLEVHPEVSFARMNGSPLTERKKTWAGSEVRRALLDEHGLGVTGVGALAGVDVGVDDVLDAAAAAWTARRHALGESESLPGTPEVFSDGWATAIWV, translated from the coding sequence ATGACTGCACCCGGAGGGTTCTCACCCGGCACACCTGCACCGATCGCGACGACGCGCGTCCTGGGCGTGGACGCCTGCCGGGCGGGCTGGGTGGGCGTCGTGTGGGACGGCGGACGCCCGATGGCGCTGGCCGCCCGGGACATCGGCACCCTCGTCGCCGCTGCGGAGATGGAGGGGCCGGTCGCCGTGGTGGGCATCGACATCCCCATCGGCCTGCCGGACACGGGGCGCCGTCAGGCGGACCTGCTCGCCAAGCAGCAGATCGGCCGGTTGCGCTCGTCGGTGTTCATGACCCCCGTCCGCCCGGCGCTGCAGGCCGAGACGCACGCGGACGCGGTGACCATCAACCGGGAGCTCGCGGGCGAGGGCTTCTCGATCCAGGCCTTCGGGCTGCGCACCAAGGTCTTCGAGGTCGAGGACTTCGTGCGCAGCGAGGAGGGTGCCCCGCGCACCGTCCTCGAGGTGCACCCGGAGGTGAGCTTCGCGCGCATGAACGGCAGCCCGCTCACCGAGCGCAAGAAGACCTGGGCCGGCTCCGAGGTGCGGCGAGCGCTCCTCGACGAGCACGGCCTGGGCGTCACGGGCGTCGGGGCACTCGCCGGCGTGGACGTCGGCGTCGACGACGTGCTCGACGCCGCAGCGGCCGCCTGGACCGCCCGCCGCCACGCCCTGGGAGAGTCCGAGTCGCTGCCCGGCACCCCCGAGGTCTTCAGCGACGGGTGGGCCACGGCGATCTGGGTCTAG
- a CDS encoding MMPL family transporter, translating into MSTFLSRLGRFSAGHRLVVVGVWLAVFAGLAGILGVNGSGESAPETIPGSRASQALEVMNREFPSTEAPAGGTLQLVFAPADATVTDPTVTAGIQDVLTEAASLPGVQTVSDPFDPAQPFVSPDGSVAVATLTYGDLSEDGQVTSYDAALALQESAPADLGVELGGNLVPLGAESGPGEVVGVLVAFLVLVLTFGSMRAAGANLLVAVFGVGVGLVGVLAYGSITPIGENSIILASMLGLAVGIDYSLFILSRFRTELRSGRSVEDSIARATGTAGTAVVFAGLTVIVALAALMVAGIGFITEMGMAGAFGVLVAVLLSLTLLPVLMKTLGVKALSKKHRRALAAGVLVDEDATPTRGFVRRWGQAVVRRPVISLVSGVVVLLVVALPMLSMKTAFNVPGGTDPESTERTAYTVVLDAFGGVQSPLIVLAEGDDVASSTAALEDQLAQMPGVGQVIPAEVSADGQTARITVIPTGGPIDDSTEDLVHQLREDGDSISGIHVEVTGETAIGIDQDAALADALVKYLVVIVLISLALLVLLFRSLLIPLVATLGFLLSVGASFGASVAVFQWGWLPALVNAPQGDPMLSLLPILLVGVLFGLAMDYQVFLVSRIKEMHDRGLSPKDAVVEGFSRSAPVLVAAATIMTVVFAGFATSTFSVAASIAFGLMVGVLADAFVVRLVLMPALLSLMGKSAWWIPRWLDRVLPHVDVEGHAVDQAPVLVTDDDTSDHDARQVTHA; encoded by the coding sequence ATGTCCACGTTCCTCTCTCGCCTCGGGCGCTTCAGCGCCGGGCACCGGCTGGTGGTGGTCGGCGTCTGGCTGGCCGTCTTCGCCGGCCTCGCCGGGATCCTCGGCGTCAACGGGTCCGGGGAGAGCGCCCCGGAGACCATCCCAGGGTCGCGCGCCTCTCAGGCCCTCGAGGTCATGAACCGCGAGTTCCCCTCGACCGAGGCCCCCGCCGGCGGGACCCTCCAGCTGGTGTTCGCCCCTGCGGACGCCACCGTCACCGACCCGACCGTCACCGCGGGCATCCAGGACGTCCTCACCGAGGCCGCGTCCCTCCCGGGCGTCCAGACGGTCTCCGACCCCTTCGACCCCGCACAGCCCTTCGTCTCGCCCGACGGGAGCGTCGCCGTCGCGACCCTCACCTACGGGGACCTCTCCGAGGACGGTCAGGTGACCTCCTACGACGCAGCCCTCGCCCTCCAGGAGTCCGCTCCGGCCGACCTCGGGGTCGAGCTCGGCGGCAACCTCGTCCCGCTCGGCGCAGAGTCCGGCCCGGGCGAGGTCGTCGGCGTGCTCGTCGCGTTCCTCGTCCTGGTCCTCACCTTCGGCTCGATGCGCGCCGCCGGGGCCAACCTGCTCGTCGCCGTCTTCGGCGTCGGCGTCGGTCTCGTCGGGGTCCTCGCCTACGGGTCCATCACCCCGATCGGCGAGAACTCGATCATCCTCGCCTCGATGCTCGGCCTCGCGGTCGGCATCGACTACTCGCTGTTCATCCTGTCGAGGTTCCGCACCGAGCTGCGGTCGGGACGGTCGGTCGAGGACTCGATCGCCCGCGCCACCGGCACGGCCGGCACCGCCGTCGTCTTCGCCGGCCTCACCGTCATCGTGGCGCTCGCCGCGCTGATGGTCGCCGGCATCGGCTTCATCACCGAGATGGGCATGGCCGGTGCCTTCGGTGTCCTGGTCGCGGTCCTGCTCTCCCTCACCCTCCTGCCCGTCCTCATGAAGACCCTCGGCGTCAAGGCCCTCTCGAAGAAGCACCGCCGTGCCCTGGCCGCAGGCGTGCTCGTCGACGAGGACGCCACGCCCACCCGCGGCTTCGTCCGCCGCTGGGGGCAGGCCGTCGTCCGTCGCCCCGTGATCTCCCTGGTCTCGGGCGTCGTCGTCCTGCTCGTCGTCGCCCTGCCGATGCTCAGCATGAAGACGGCCTTCAACGTCCCCGGCGGCACCGACCCGGAGTCCACCGAGCGCACCGCCTACACCGTCGTCCTCGACGCCTTCGGCGGAGTGCAGAGCCCGCTGATCGTCCTGGCGGAGGGTGACGACGTCGCCTCCAGCACCGCCGCTCTCGAAGACCAGCTTGCGCAGATGCCCGGCGTCGGGCAGGTCATCCCGGCCGAGGTCAGCGCCGACGGCCAGACCGCCCGCATCACCGTCATCCCCACCGGCGGGCCCATCGACGACTCCACCGAGGACCTCGTCCACCAGCTGCGCGAGGACGGCGACTCGATCTCCGGCATCCACGTCGAGGTCACCGGCGAGACCGCCATCGGCATCGACCAGGACGCCGCGCTCGCCGACGCCCTCGTCAAGTACCTCGTGGTCATCGTGCTCATCTCGCTCGCGCTGCTGGTCCTGCTGTTCCGCTCCCTGCTCATCCCCCTGGTGGCGACGCTCGGCTTCCTGCTCTCCGTCGGAGCGTCCTTCGGTGCCAGCGTGGCGGTCTTCCAGTGGGGCTGGCTGCCCGCCCTGGTCAACGCACCGCAGGGCGACCCGATGCTCAGCCTGCTCCCGATCCTGCTCGTGGGCGTGCTGTTCGGCCTCGCGATGGACTACCAGGTGTTCCTCGTCTCGCGGATCAAGGAGATGCACGACCGCGGACTGTCCCCCAAGGACGCAGTCGTCGAGGGCTTCTCGCGCTCGGCCCCCGTGCTCGTGGCGGCGGCCACCATCATGACCGTGGTCTTCGCCGGCTTCGCGACCAGCACCTTCTCGGTCGCCGCGTCGATCGCCTTCGGGCTCATGGTCGGCGTGCTGGCTGACGCGTTCGTCGTTCGCCTGGTCCTCATGCCCGCGCTGCTGTCCCTCATGGGCAAGAGCGCCTGGTGGATCCCCCGCTGGCTCGACCGCGTGCTCCCCCACGTCGACGTCGAGGGCCACGCCGTCGACCAGGCGCCGGTCCTGGTGACCGACGACGACACGTCCGACCACGACGCACGGCAGGTCACGCACGCCTGA